From a region of the Haloferax volcanii DS2 genome:
- a CDS encoding DUF7563 family protein, which produces MSQCNHCDAFVSNNFVRVFGDEDGNVYACPSCSANAGISQVSSERRASSL; this is translated from the coding sequence ATGAGTCAATGCAACCACTGCGATGCGTTCGTGTCGAACAACTTCGTCCGCGTCTTCGGTGACGAGGACGGCAACGTCTACGCGTGTCCCAGTTGCTCGGCGAACGCGGGTATCTCACAGGTCAGCTCCGAGCGGCGGGCGTCGTCGCTCTGA
- a CDS encoding DUF120 domain-containing protein produces MGRAFEAGSMSESAVAAAVGYDELATLKLVALDGGRSGPVKLSCSGVANRLDVSNQTASRRLQRLEEADFIDREVVSDGQWITITDAGESALRQEYADYRRIFETPSVVVLEGQVTGGMGEGRHYISLSGYMKQFKDRLGYEPFPGTLNVRLDDDAVRARAGMTALDAVPIDGWEDDERTFGPATCYAASVTVGGDSYEPVHIIVPERTHHDESQLEIIAPDKLRDELDLDDGDAVTVRVEEAEYE; encoded by the coding sequence ATGGGGCGCGCGTTCGAAGCCGGGAGTATGTCAGAATCGGCAGTCGCCGCGGCGGTCGGGTACGACGAGTTGGCCACGCTCAAGCTCGTCGCGCTCGACGGCGGGCGCTCCGGCCCGGTCAAGCTCTCCTGTTCCGGCGTCGCGAATCGACTCGACGTGTCGAACCAGACGGCCTCTCGCCGGCTTCAACGCCTCGAAGAGGCCGACTTCATCGACCGCGAGGTCGTCTCCGACGGCCAGTGGATAACCATCACCGACGCGGGCGAGTCCGCGCTCAGACAGGAGTACGCCGACTACCGACGCATCTTCGAGACGCCCTCCGTGGTCGTCCTCGAGGGCCAAGTCACCGGCGGAATGGGCGAGGGTCGCCACTACATCTCGCTTTCGGGCTACATGAAGCAGTTCAAAGACCGACTCGGCTACGAGCCGTTCCCCGGCACGCTGAACGTCCGCCTCGACGACGACGCGGTCCGCGCCCGCGCCGGGATGACCGCCCTCGACGCGGTTCCCATCGACGGCTGGGAGGACGACGAGCGCACCTTCGGCCCGGCGACGTGCTACGCCGCCTCCGTCACGGTCGGCGGCGACTCCTACGAGCCGGTCCACATCATCGTCCCCGAGCGGACCCACCACGACGAGTCGCAACTGGAGATAATCGCGCCCGACAAGCTCCGCGACGAACTCGACCTCGACGACGGCGACGCGGTCACGGTCCGCGTCGAGGAGGCGGAGTACGAATGA